In the Mauremys mutica isolate MM-2020 ecotype Southern chromosome 13, ASM2049712v1, whole genome shotgun sequence genome, one interval contains:
- the JPH4 gene encoding junctophilin-4, translated as MSHGGRFDFDDGGCYVGDWQEGRAHGYGVCTGPGAQGEYSGQWRRGFESLGVYTWPSGNTYQGHWSQGKREGLGVERKSKWCYKGEWSHGLKGRAGVWESHSGVTYEGMWRDGLQDGYGAETYADGGTYQGQWQSGKRHGYGVRQSVPYRQAALVCSLRRTSLESLRSDPDPGVPPAPLPPPPLPPPLLPGDSPASGSRGGFVLAFPGDPDFPKGAKKKTGGFFFRRSLLLSGLRVRRAESKASLGSKRGSLKSEAGVSSTGSEATTLSYAETEPPEMPSRLAIEGSSTEVYAGEWRADRRSGYGVSRRSNGLRYEGEWLGNRRHGYGRSTYPDGTKEEGKYKLNRLVSGKVKNLIPLRRSKVKEKVDRAVEMARRAVSLARQKQEMAATRAADARLKATAALASAEKAMEAARVAKILAQDLQPILDDPEPRPRLDSEGTDTDLLEYDSPGVYENGVTPSDVTPDPSYPPTPLQPWRGDSRRTWHPLENGGPPRVPPADASDPEDEWGCRRFPARTPGFPPKGLWEGDEEEGEAGRPLVGTPRSGSSGSLQEEEEEEEDYEEELPQLDIGEPQAGPEVAGPLGHSGLGADKLPLGVGAAAQGEKETGAAVRQGAHPLVVLAVVLIDICLAHLFSLLLT; from the exons ATGTCCCACGGGGGCAGGTTCGACTTTGACGATGGCGGCTGCTACGTGGGTGACTGGCAGGAGGGCCGGGCGCACGGGTACGGGGTCTGCACCGGCCCTGGGGCCCAGGGCGAGTACAGTGGGCAGTGGCGGCGCGGGTTCGAGTCTCTGGGCGTCTACACCTGGCCCAGCGGCAACACCTACCAGGGCCATTGGAGCCAGGGCAAGCGGGAAGGGCTGGGCGTGGAGCGCAAGAGCAAGTGGTGTTACAAGGGGGAGTGGAGCCACGGGCTGAAGGGCCGGGCCGGCGTCTGGGAGAGCCACTCCGGAGTCACCTACGAGGGCATGTGGAGGGACGGGCTGCAGGATGGCTACGGCGCCGAAACCTACGCCGACGGAG GCACCTACCAGGGTCAGTGGCAATCCGGGAAGCGGCACGGTTATGGTGTTCGCCAGAGCGTCCCCTACCGCCAGGCTGCCTTGGTGTGCTCCCTGCGTCGCACCTCGCTGGAATCACTCCGCAGCGACCCCGACCCCGGTGTGCCCCCTgctccgctccctccccctcccctgcccccgccgctGCTCCCGGGGGACAGCCCGGCCTCGGGCTCCCGGGGCGGCTTCGTGCTGGCCTTCCCCGGTGACCCGGACTTCCCCAAGGGGGCCAAGAAGAAGACGGGAGGCTTCTTCTTCCGGCGCTCCCTGCTGCTGAGCGGCCTGCGGGTGCGCCGGGCCGAGTCCAAAGCCTCTCTGGGCAGCAAGCGGGGCTCGCTGAAGAGTGAAGCCGGGGTGAGCTCGACCGGGAGCGAAGCCACCACCCTGAGCTACGCCGAGACCGAACCCCCCGAGATGCCGTCGCGGTTGGCCATCGAGGGCTCCTCCACCGAGGTGTACGCCGGGGAGTGGCGTGCCGACCGGCGCAGCGGCTACGGGGTCAGCCGGCGCTCCAACGGGCTGCGCTACGAAGGCGAGTGGCTGGGGAACCGGCGGCACGGCTACGGGCGCAGCACCTACCCCGACGGCACCAAGGAAGAGGGCAAGTACAAGCTCAACCGCCTGGTGAGCGGCAAGGTGAAGAACCTCATCCCGCTCCGGCGCAGCAAGGTGAAGGAGAAGGTGGACCGGGCGGTGGAGATGGCCCGCAGGGCCGTCAGCCTGGCCAGGCAGAAGCAGGAGATGGCGGCCACCAG GGCGGCCGATGCCCGGCTGAAGGCCACGGCTGCGCTGGCCTCCGCCGAGAAGGCCATGGAGGCGGCTCGAGTGGCCAAGATCCTGGCCCAGGATCTTCAGCCCATCCTGGACGACCCTG AGCCACGGCCCCGCCTGGACTCCGAAGGCACCGACACGGACCTGTTAGAATATGACAGCCCGGGGGTCTACGAAAATGGGGTCACCCCATCCGATGTGACCCCAGACCCCAGCTACCCCCCCACTCCGCTGCAGCCCTGGAGGGGGGACTCCCGCCGGACTTGGCACCCTCTGGAGAACGGGGGACCCCCTCGAGTGCCCCCTGCAGATGCATCAGACCCTGAGGATGAGTGGGGGTGCCGGAGGTTCCCTGCCCGGACACCGGGGTTCCCACCCAAGGGACTGtgggagggggatgaggaggagggggaggcagggcgcCCCCTGGTGGGCACCCCCCGCAGCGGCAGCTCTGGAAGCctccaggaggaagaggaggaagaggaggactaCGAGGAAGAGCTCCCCCAGCTGGATATTGGGGAGCCCCAGGCGGGGCCAGAGGTGGCaggacccctggggcactctggaCTGGGGGCTGACAAGCtgcctttgggggtgggggctgcggcTCAGGGTGAGAAGGAGACAGGAGCAGCCGTGAGACAG GGAGCTCACCCATTGGTGGTTCTGGCCGTCGTGTTGATTGACATCTGCCTGGCTCACCTGTTCTCTCTGCTTCTCACCTGa